The window CCATGAATGTcaagtatttttgtattttagtgACAAAACATTTTGTTTGCAGAACATCTGGACCATAATCTAATATAGTGTTTAACAGTTTTATAGCTTCTATAAAGTTCACAAGTGACATAAAGTAATATGAACAACTCATTTGAGGCATTATGTGTTTTTAAAggcatttattttttataaacaaTAGAAATTCACTTATAAAACTGAAATTGAGCTCTACTTATATTAACAAAGCCTGAACCATCATTTCAAAAGTAGGTTCTTGGCTCAAATTTGTGATGCTTGATATAATTATACTCTCTTAAAATTAAAGGTAATATTGTACAACTGCAGAGATGTCTTTGGGAAcaagctttttttaaaacaacttcCACCATGAAAGGTAATTTACACTGACCTGAAAAAAGAGTAAACACCCATTACCAGGTAAAATGCTATTTATAATTCAAAACTTTTATAAAAAGATCTGGAAAAGTacctaaaatattttcttttttataaaattcaataataaaatattgcttgcaataaataaaaaatggagaTGAATACTGGTGGTTccattatttcttaatacttaaAATTGTATTTCACTTGTTGTCCCAGGTTATTTACAAGTGGTTAGAAGTATTAGTTAAATTAAGCTGAAATATTGATAATTGGTGacaaaggaaaatatttattagGTTGGAAAAATGTTTAGAATTTTTGGCATTCCTCCAAAAATACTGCCAATAGAGATGGTAATCATATCATGTTTGGgcaatgtgtgtgcatgcacataacCAATGTGGAAAGCTCTTAAACATCCATGTTTTTAAGACATGGTGCCCCATTGTACCATGAAGCAATGGATTCACACAGTTCAATAATGGAAATGAGTATATGAAATGAAAATGCTATCaatctttatttttgtttttaaaaacacaaatatGTTGCTACCTTGTGTACGCACAAGCGTAATTcccgccccccccaaaatacTGCTCAAATGTGCAAGTTTTTCCCCAAAGTCTAATTCATAGAGAAGCAAAAGTAAAAAATGCAAGTTTGCCATAGCTATATGGATACATTGGATTTCATGGCTGCCCGTCCCATCTGTAAGCATGGCAGTTTTGAACAGTTCTTTAGCAGCTGTTCAATAGCAATATGACGGACATTAAGCTCAGAAGCTAAGGAGTCTTTTTCTTGTACTTGCTTCGTTAACTCTTCAAACACATCTGAAATCAATAATGATGGCATGTTAGCCTATAACATCAAATAGTTATACTAATTAAGAGTTGCAACAATGTACTTTCATTTATGAGATAgctaaaaacaaattttaaaatgtgaattgtAGCTGTACCTCAACATAAATGTGCCATGGAATGTGGCAATTTGGGACCATTTTAATAATCTGTCCTAACTAAGGTATCTGAACTGATTGAAAATCTTCCCCAAAGTTCTGCTTGCTATTCTATCCTGGGCTtatgcagattgaaaacaaaggcaTTGATATTTTAAGTCaacctttttatatagaaagcatcatttatacaagccaaattcatgcatgtgagttcatcttggcagcttcccAGTGAGCGGAGTTAACAGGTAACAGTGCAGCATCTAGGCTGATGTCGAAGATCAAACCTAATTGCGTATTCCTTtatgacagtggttctcaacctttctaacgccacgaccccttaatacacaagttcctcatcttgtgacccccaactataagtttagcgcaaattcttccaacagatctttaagctgattggcaagaggtcagagggacaccccccctgtaaatgcctgattggttggattgtaaaaatacgttccgagatgccagaatagaagctttagttgctaacaccattggaaatttgtcttttcccatggtcttaggcgacccctgtgaaatggtcgtttgacccccaaaggggtcccgaccccaaggttgagaaccactgctttatgaGATAAAGtgtctccagtttcactgacttacatttttctctctgcagacagggcacttttactccaaggattttaactGAGAAATAACAGTGGGCAAGCGTAACTTGGAAGGAACTCCAAACATCAACTGGCTCTATTacaaatgttgaaactccaccccgaatttcccaatacctatggggagtggtcaacaattccctagagttaactaACCACAGACTACTtctttttcccatacaagtattcttgttttTATCTTAGTCTTCTAAAACGGGTATCTAACAAAGGCtcgttcttcctcctcctccaagtcaGACTCtattgtcattggcatatctgccacctctggtggtctttcaagttcatccaggtctatttctccctcactcccactctctgcatcagctggcaaaaccactggcccagtgtATCAAGATGGGCGTGGCTTATCCTCCTCacaatctatcattaccagagttgccCGAGGACCACTCATAACACTTGCTATATGTAATTGAAGAACTCAGAAATCTGGGTTTTAAAGAATGAGACTGCAtcaaaaaaaggtgaaatatacacacacattcaATAAATATTCACACAGGGACAGTCTTTCGGTGGTTGTTAGCTTTCTAAATTGTCTTTGTAAGTAGGACATGATACTGTTCAACTAAATGACAGAAAATATTTCCATTGGTTCTCTCATACCTTCCTCAGAATGAGAAACTCTAATTTAGGTATGTCAGTTCACTATTTATCCTTGCTCATCCTGAGATGATCAAAGTATTGTACTGCATTATTTATAAGACTGACTTTAGAACCACATTTTCCTTATGGAAAATGTGAATCTCTTATGCTTTACCAGTTAATCAGTTTTAATCCATTTAGAAAGGAGCATCACAATGGCACAAACTCCCATTAACCTATTTGTACCTCTTGGAGACAATACAACAATACAATCCATTCTTGCTACAATAtttttatcctaagataaaatacaggaaatagtataagggcagactagatggaccatggggtctttttctgccctcaatcttgtatgtttctaagATGCATAACATGCTAAAATAGCAAGGTTACTGACATAGAGAATCATAGGACTGGAAAGGATAAATAACCAATATttcctaaaaacttccagcgATGGAGGTTTGacaatgacattttaaaaatcaaactctATACATTTCTATTGAATTAGACCTTTTTCACCTCCTAAAACATAGCCTTAAAATTTGGTTTCTGACTGGAAAAAATTCtttcatgcatttttaaaaaatgatgataAAGGCATGTATCTCAAACATTCCTATTCCAATTAGcttctttatatttatatatacaaacTTTCCTACAAATTTCACTACCATGAAAAAACTACTATTTTTTCTGACAGATAAATAAGCAACAATTGAATAGTCACAGTAAGTTTCCAGGTACTTTCAGATCTGACTTCTCTAATCAGAATCTGAACTGCTtaacgagtctttggagaggggtggcatacaaatctaataaattattattattattattaccttatACGAGTGCTGGAAAAGATGTGCAATGTAAAGAATGCTGGGGCCTAgataatgtttttgtttttatttccatttgATATGTATCCCTTAAATTTGACTGTTACCCATAATTACTGTGGGAGCAAAAGAAACATTGCTACAGAACATATAGCaaataagccacccagagtcactttaTTGATGACAGGAAtggcatatactgtacatatatacacatacataacaTAAATCTTTTTAGGGATATAAAATAGGAAAATACAggcttattaaatgcattaatcAGCAAATATTAAAATGTATCTCACCATGGATTTGCTTGAGTAGTTTCCCATTCAGTTGCTCAACTTCTATCAGAGGCATCATATTCACTGTATGAATTGAAGACAAAGTAAATTGTTAATGAGAGTATATAAATAGGAAACAATGCTTTaatgcaccagcctgaagatgacgagtgggacctcgtcgaaacgttgccagaaatttctgaatcttacacgggaagaaacccaaatatgtcaAGATCGTAaatatctatgaaaacaaatatatatatatctccatccCTCCCTGGCCCACTCACCTGCTTTAAGAGATTGGCTGACCCATCTGCCAAATGACAATAAATGTCACCTTGCTCTCTAATGTtaatcccttcaaactctgttcttcagaataaattgagcagggggttggattagaacacctccaaagtcccttccaactctgttattctgaatatgttgagcagggggtttgactataagacctccaaggttccttccaattctgtaatTCTAAATTAAAATTGAGCAGGGGATTGCACTACAAGACTTCCAAGATTGAGCCACAGTAATGCGTGGCCAGGCACGTGAGTTATAATTAAAATTACTAAAAGTACTAACATCTATTTTAATATACAATGCAATATATGTGAATAAAAGCTGTTTTTGCAATTTTTCAACTATTAAAATGATTCATCCAACTTTTATCCAAATAATTTTTACACTTTGAAATAATAACTATTATCATATTGCAGATCTGCCCTGAAAAGAGATTTAACAAAATTATAGGGCTGTTTTTGAAGGCTCCAGAAGAATTCATCAATTTAAAGTCCTTCCTAGCTGACCTAGGATTGCTATAAGCCTTACATTATATTCTTGAAGTAGATAGATGGACTGGTATATATTTAGTCAACAAtgcaaatactgtatacatttgcATAATCAAAACAAATAGTGCTCCTTTAATGGAACTTATATTGTTGAAGGCAAATGTAGATCACATTAACAAagcacaaaataaaacagttgtagATTTATATACTAGTTTTAAATTAGTATGAACTCCAAgtagtttttttaattaagagAGGGCATGTTATTTAGTATACAGTATTTCacaatttaaaaatgtttctttaGGCGAGGACTAGTTGACAAACACTATTGCTGGATTGAAATTGCAATAATTAAAGTTATGCACCAACTGAACATTTACTTTTTTCAATGCTTATaagttagatttttatttttcaagtacTACAAAGTTTATATATACAAACAGGTTTATAAATTACCGTACTTCTTGGACTTACACTGCTCTCTGCTGTATTGGGGAAATCTTCGTATACAAGCATCTGGATCTTTTTTGGTTTTTCCCAATTCCGATGACTGATTGTGACTAGACCATAATGAATTATTACAACAAAATGATGCACTTCTTTGTTGCAACATGTCAAATCTAAAATCACTGGGTTTTCTTGATTCTAGAATACTCTGTGAACAGTTTGTAATATTCCCAGAGCTTTCATTAATCCATTTTGCAGAATATTTAGGGACTTGGGAATCAAACTGTGGAAgtaactttctttctctctgatgtCTAAAACTAAAAATCCGATGCTGTGGTGGTTTCGAACCTTCTGAATCCAAATCCTTATCTTTATTTTGTGCATACTGTATAATCGAGTTAATTTTTTTGCTCAAaatgtttttcacttctgcataTGTACTTTTGGACAATTTTGATTGTGGGCAACTCTGGTTTGCTATTAAGTGGAATTTCTCAAAGCAGTCTCTATGTCCCCTTAATGATCTTGTATGCAGAAGATCAGACTTTGGTATTCctaagaaagggaaaaaataagtAGTATAATTCCATGAATAATACTAAATTATAGACTAAAAGTAATACACACaccatgtatgtgtgtatataaaatGTAATCAATTCATTGTTTCATTAGTTTCATAATAAATTAATTCCATTATCTCACAGCAGTGTTAATGATTTGTCTCTTGGAAATTTGGAAATAGGCTGCAGATATGGCTagctacagatagttctcaacttacgacaATTGAGCACAGAATTTCTGtttctaagcaagacagttaagtgaattttgcccaattttacattaattttttgctacagttgttaagtgaatcatggataatagtaacaaggttgttaacGGAGTCTGGCTTACCCATTGAGTATGCTAGTTAAAAGGTCACAAAGTGTAATCACATAACCCcaagacattgcaaccatcatgaaTATGAGTCATtggcaaacatctgaattttgatcacatgaccatggggatgctacaacagtcgTGTGAAAtatggtcataaatcatttttttccaagcgccattgtgactttgaatggtcaccaaatgTACATGTACTAGATTTCAAGATCATGAAATTTGAAGTAGCTTTCTCTATAATagactttttttcaaaaaaaataaatctaaaaacatAGTATGCAGCTCCTATTTCCCCTCTTCAGCAATGTTTATGCAACTGCAAATGAATCTGAATTCTTTTCATTTGAAAGAatatgcaggtttttttccattggatATGGATGTTATATCTTTTATTTAGTGTTTTGCGAATAATAGAACTATATTTTTCAACTTCATATTTGTTTTAAATCTGACCTTCCTGAGAACGAAAAGTGACCTAAATGTAGATTCTCTTAATATAAACCCCCACAAGTGTTACAGCAGAGAGGTAGGCTGAATTGAAACCCACAAAGTAGCTGTTTGAGCAAGTATTACCAAATGAACTACTGTGGCTAAGTTTATGAATATAATCTAAACATCAAATAAAAAACTGGATAAATCTGTATTTTGGTAACACTAATGTCCAataccattttttttgcaaatgtttaAGCATGTAAGGGAGTGCCCGAAGTAGTAACTAACACCATTCTAAATACATTTGAATTTAAAGTAATGATTATATATGTATTATCAAGAGCATTTAATTCTGTCACTCGCTGAATCTCAATGTATTCTTTACAAATGTATTGAAAAGAGAAACAGTGTGCCAACTATTCAGTCTTACAGGATTCTGTATCTTCTTAGCACTATGATTAATGATCTTAGCACAGATATTAGTGTTGGCATAATAACTTTTAGTATCTGTGTGGCTACATTATTTCATGTGAGTAATATCATAAACTTGGGATCCTTTAATTTATGAATCTTGAAAAAGCAGAAACTTAAAATTATCTCTGTTCATAAATAACAAATGGAAGTGACATGCACCCTGTTTTGTAATATGGAATTTTTCTAGTGAACAAATTACTTTCAAAGCACAATTTATCACAAAATTCTTATGATGCTTGAAATTGTTGCTGGTTTTCTGAATAAAGTTTCATAATTTTCATCTCCTAGaggattaataaaaataatgtgtCTATTTTATTCACTACTGCAAGACAATTGATAGTTGTTTTGTTCAAACATGCAAATTTCTCAAAAAAATGCAAGAAAAGCATTATTTCATTGAGAAAACTAAGGAACCATAATTTAGGATATAGAaaactttaaatatatttaaaatctaaGGGGAAATTTTTAACTAACTGGTAAAACGATGTTATCAAATTAGAAAATGACATAAGTAACTATATATGGGGAAATGTTaggttcccccctcccctccactcTTTGAGTCCAACCTGTTTCATggtaaatatatacataaatccTGCAATTTTCTTGACAAAAGTTTTTCAATTGGGTTGTCATTACTTTCTTCCTTTAACTAAGAGtgaatgactggtccaaagttaTCCAACTAGGTCCATACCTAATGCAGGATCAGAACTCAAGTTTCTCACGCCTAGTCCACAGCCTTAACTATTAAACCAAACAGGCTTCAAAGATAAGTTCATAAATTCACAACATCCTAATGCATATTATAAATATGAGTTACATTTTAGtgatcttttaaaatttatttgcagaATAGTTCAGAAATAGATGAACTGGAGCCTTTTTACAGAGAGTTTTACTATGTGATTTATATCTCTGAAAAATCAAAGTTCTAAACTAGAAACAAactttacaaaacaaacaaactcatcTTTCCACTCACGGATCGATGTTAGCAAAACAGGAAGATATTTATAAGATACTATCATAACTAATCTGGAAATTGAAAGGCTTTTTTTTGTTCAAGTTAGATATTTTTTCCAGATGTCTGAAATTAAGATGACACTTACCTTCAATGCTTAGCTCGAAACAAATGTGGCAGAAGGAAAGGGTCTCTCTTTCTGTTCCTAACTTGCATACGCCGCAAACATTATCATCATTTAAATCAATGTTAACAAATTGCTCTTCAGTCATAATGCCCCTAAAAGAGAAAAGTTTAATaatctattgttattgttactcaCAATGTGAATATTAGCTTCCAACGCAAGATTTGACAAGCGAGtcagaaaaaccagaaaaaacaCTGTTTTAATTAAAATAGTTTAGTAACCTTTAGTAAACTGTCGGAGCAACAGAAGCAGCGAAAAGCGACAGCAGCAAATCTAAGCTTAAACCTGGCCTCCCAGCATGGGGGAAATCCTGACTTTGCCTGCTTCCGGACTATACCATTGTTGGCCAGGAAGGGGTGGAAATCTAGGAGATGGAGAAAGCttcgcaccaccaccaccacctctccaaccctctttccctccttcttttcttgtTTCTCTCTAGAAAATGGGACTTGTCTACAATAATATTTACTTTCCTCTCCTTCTGATTCGGCAGCACGGTAAAGTCACAATtctgcccctccctccccacgGTGTAAGGAAAACACGATCGTCAGACCCAGACAAGTAGCAACCAGTCCTGCAAGCTATAGATGTACTCCGGCAGAGTTACGCATTTCCTGTTGAgaagtttttttctctctctcccagtcTTCGGAAGTGAAATTTGGGGTACGATACTAGAAGATAATAAAGGATGATTGGGAACTTCAAGATTTGTCAGATATTACTATAGTTAAGCTTATTTTCCCCTCAAAGCTCAACAATAAATTTTAGCAAAAAAGGGGCTTACTTGTTCATTTAAAtaattgttgcttatatcctaagatttttattaatattgattgtttcttcattgcttatttgacccctatgacaaggaatttgtctttggtgcatatgctctcagtgtacataaaaagacaagatacattcgtcaagaatcataaagtgcaacccttaatgatagtcatagggtaaaaaataagcaatcaaatcatactggaaaacaatataaatcataggaatacaagcaacaaagttattcatgcagtcataagtaggaggagatgggtgataggaatgagaagattaatagtaatagtaatacatttTAACCACAATTTTTGTATACATCTCAAGATTGTTAATTTCATTTTGGATGTTTGGAAAATCAATTTCCTTGTGCTGGTTAATGACTACAATGAATTTATATATCTTTAATTTATAATTCTAATTTAAATGTAATTCTGTGTAGATATTTTCAAATAAACGACCTGCATCTTTAACCCTGTTTATAGTTACTTCCTACTAACTATAGGAACTATAGTTCATGTGCAGTGGCATCAATGGTTATGCAGCAACCAGGAAGTGGAATTTATTCTATTGGCAGGGTGGATGATTCTGTAGAGGACCAGGAACTTCATGCATAGGTCAGCACAGCTCAAACGACCATCATCATGTTCTCCGTTATGTACAGTATTTCTATTAAAAGCAGTGCTACAGATCATGGAGAAAGTTCAGCCATGAATAATATAGACTCTGATGCTATAGCTGCTCCTTTTGCTTGCCTTCAGCCTTTCAGAAATCCTGACCAGCTTCTAAGTACATGAAGGCAGAAACTAAATGTgtaacctttaaccttagactatctacaattgacctctcccctttctaagagatctggaaggagcatgcataagtgcaccatgtacctaccgtccctgtcctactgttctattgtcttctatcattactttttatcattacttatccaatgttttatttgtacaaataccATCCTATAATTctttgacaaatacataaataaataaaataaaataaactcactTACATGGGCTATCCCAAGTTGTGACATGCATTCAAGACTGCTATGGATAATGCTGCATCCAATATTTAAGTGTGCGAGTGCATCTAGGGCCAAGAAATACTTCCTTACTTCATGTACTTCATCTagtaaatcttgtaaatatgtatgattaaaataattgttttaaataatgaaattattttaatatgaaaatatggtatatgtattCAATACTTTATTGACTGGTCACCCACAGGATCAATCTGCCTGTGGGGGAGGTGggtggcaaaaaaaattaaattaaattaattaattaattaaatctgaTTTTAAAATACGTTAAAAAGTGCACTGCTTGGATATCAGTCAAAAGCATTTATACTACAGCATTCCTGCAGAGAGTTGCCACCAACCCTATATGAAACTTTGCAGTGGCATGGTTGGTGACAGACCATGAGCctcaccaatcaatcaatcaatcaatcaatcaatactttattgtcattgtatgtatatacacagtatatccaTGCAACTAGAGCACAATCAGAACATACAATCCAGGTGACGGTATAACAAGGACTAGATATGGGACCAGTAAGATGGTGAGCAACAGGGAGAGCCATGGGTTGAGCATGCAAGGAAAACAAAGGCATCTAAAATAAGAAATTACTCACTTGACTCAGTTTTATAAGAATCAACAAACACAacctaaatataattaataacaatCTATTCTGATTACATGCAAACAATACTGCAAATGTTTGCATCTCTTAATTCCTGTATTCAAgtaccctatatcagtgattttcaaccttttttgagccgcggcacattttttacatttacgaaaccctggggcacattgagtggggcgggggggagggctaaaaaaagtttggacaaaaaaattctctctcttcctccctttcgctctatttctctctccctctttctctcccttccttcctctttctttctctctctccatccctctttctttctcttccttcctctcttttttgctctctttctctctctctccctccctacctccctctatgtctttctctctctctctccttccctccctctctttctctctatctccttccctccctctcttcctctctctttctttctttctctctcttcctctctcttgctttctttcttttgttctctctctctctctctttctctctctctctcttgttctctttctctctctctttctttctttctctctctctctcttgttctctttctttctctctctctctctttctctctctctctctctcttcctttctttctctttctttctctgtctcttgctttatttctctctctgagcttcgcggcacacctgaccatgtctcacggcacactatgtgccgcggcacactggttgaaaaacactgccctatatgACCTTGATGACACTACCCTTGGCACCAGTCAGGCTTAATATCTCCTCAGATCTTATGGTTCATTTAATAAAAAGCAAACAGTAGTATAGCATGCTGCAAGAGTAATAAAATGGCAACTAATATTATTGCAAAATGATACACTGCTGAATTTACAAACATCTTAGAGGTATAGAAAATGAGAAACAAGCTATTCTTAATACTACAGTAATTGGGTAAaaaaccaaaggtgctttttcaagaggcaagtgggctcactgttttttctttgaagactttcaTTTCTCATAGGAGAAGCCAAATGTCTTCAAAGAGAAAccagacctggatgactgagaatctccacaaatAAGGTAAGGAGAGCCATGCTAATTTGCTACTTACTAGAATGTTGACTTGGACTTACAAATACTGTAATAGATTAGCTTTTGAGGAATAAAAACTTGACATGAGacaagctaataataataataataataataataacaacaacaacaacaacaacaacaacaacatggcattggaccagaatatctccaagaccatcttctgccgcacaaatcccagcgaccagttaggtcccacagagtcggccttctctgggtcctgtcgacgaaacaatgtcgtctggtgggatccagggaaagagccttctctgtggcggccccgaccctctggaatcaactccccccagagattaggattgcccccacccttcttgcctttctcaaactccttaaaacccacctttgtcgtcaggcatggggaaattgattcccctggaccgtttcgttttatgtatggtttgtatgagatgtatgattgctttttatattaagggttttaaactgctttaactattggatttgtactgttttgttgttgtgagccactccaaatctccggagaggggcggcatacaaatgtaataaataataataacaacaacaacaacagagttggaagggaccttggagatcttctagtgatctagtccaaccccctgcttaggcaggaaaacctacactacttcagacagacaaCATccacttaaaaacttccagtgttggggcattcacaacttctggaggcaagctgttccactgattaactgttctgactcacaaaatttctccttaattctaaattacttcttgtttagtttccactattgcttcttgttctaccctcaggtgttttggagaataggttgataaCTTTTAAAAAGATAACTTTTTAAAAGCCACGGAAAAGAGGAGTGATTAATTGTTGTTAGTATTGAGGTTTAAAcagtttatatttacatttatactGCATATCGTACCTTTTTTTCCCAGAAGCTCAAACTAATTTGCGGAGCACTCTTGCCCGTTTTTTTCTTGCCTGAGTCCTTCggggttgggcggcatagaaattaaattaaataaataaaataaatattcccccccccccccaatcttgtcGCGTAGAATGGAGTGAGGCGGAGCCGCTGCCTCAATACTATATTTTGTATCAAATTCTATTACGATActatattaatatggattgtgggttggcaatgaaaaaaatattccttAAACAGAATGAAAGCATAATTAAACTCTTTCATGTGTTTTTGCCGCATCTAAAACTCTGGGGGTTTTCCAGGGCTTTTTATTGAGCAGTTTCCATTTCAGCCACAAGTGATTCGGGTTACTAAGGGGAATTTTACTGAAGACCATAATTAAGTCGACTTCTTTCTA of the Erythrolamprus reginae isolate rEryReg1 chromosome 4, rEryReg1.hap1, whole genome shotgun sequence genome contains:
- the C4H21orf91 gene encoding protein EURL homolog; this encodes MTEEQFVNIDLNDDNVCGVCKLGTERETLSFCHICFELSIEGIPKSDLLHTRSLRGHRDCFEKFHLIANQSCPQSKLSKSTYAEVKNILSKKINSIIQYAQNKDKDLDSEGSKPPQHRIFSFRHQRERKLLPQFDSQVPKYSAKWINESSGNITNCSQSILESRKPSDFRFDMLQQRSASFCCNNSLWSSHNQSSELGKTKKDPDACIRRFPQYSREQLNMMPLIEVEQLNGKLLKQIHDVFEELTKQVQEKDSLASELNVRHIAIEQLLKNCSKLPCLQMGRAAMKSNVSI